A DNA window from Amycolatopsis sp. DSM 110486 contains the following coding sequences:
- a CDS encoding N-6 DNA methylase has protein sequence MDDTATVSAADIARLAGVRRAAVSNWRRRHDDFPRPVGGTASSPLFSLPEVQAWLAGRGRPVELAPIDLAWQRLRALGDDLELDTRVADAGEYLAHATERPTDDPELLALLAEVATTNGATWTFEQLCERYFEARARRVSPTPPAYASLMVRLAGAKGTTVLDPACGFGSLLIAADAAEATRAQGQDSDPTTARIAALRLRLHGADTEVHAGDSLREDAFTGQQADVVLCDPPFNERAWGHEELVGDPRWEYGLPPRGESELAWVQHCLARVKPGGTVAILMPGAAAGRRSGKRIRANLLRAGALRAVLTLAPGADLWLLTRPEPGSRAPATALIAETTVDDAEALWRDHLDNGTGERIIDLLDDDVDLTPAQRRTAREDLGEAFLAAQRLFGRVGLELPPLQPTGEEPSHTTVGELVKAGALEIHHAPARTGDGDEPVLTPDDVLAGRAPTGYAAPDDTAVIAHEGDVIASVTGAVKVHSGQPVRLGPALSLYRVDPARLDAEFLAGCLRAADFPVHSASTRIDARRLRVPRYPLAEQRSYGAAFRALAEFDRALRETAEIGRDLVRLGFAALAEGRLRPGA, from the coding sequence ATGGACGACACCGCGACGGTCAGCGCCGCCGACATCGCCCGGCTCGCGGGGGTGCGCCGCGCCGCGGTGAGCAACTGGCGGCGGCGCCACGACGACTTCCCGCGCCCGGTCGGCGGCACCGCGTCCAGCCCGCTGTTCTCGCTGCCCGAGGTGCAGGCCTGGTTGGCCGGCCGCGGCCGGCCCGTGGAGCTCGCGCCGATCGACCTGGCGTGGCAACGGCTGCGCGCCCTCGGCGACGACCTCGAGCTGGACACTCGCGTCGCCGACGCCGGTGAGTACCTCGCCCACGCCACCGAACGTCCCACGGACGACCCGGAGTTGCTCGCCCTCCTCGCCGAGGTGGCCACGACGAACGGCGCGACCTGGACGTTCGAGCAGCTCTGCGAACGCTACTTCGAAGCCCGCGCCCGCCGCGTCTCGCCGACGCCCCCCGCGTACGCGAGCCTGATGGTCCGCCTCGCCGGCGCGAAGGGGACCACCGTGCTCGACCCGGCGTGCGGCTTCGGGTCCCTGCTAATCGCCGCCGACGCCGCCGAGGCCACCCGCGCCCAGGGCCAGGACAGCGACCCCACCACTGCCCGCATCGCCGCCCTGCGCCTGCGTCTCCACGGCGCCGACACCGAAGTTCACGCCGGCGACTCCCTCCGTGAAGACGCCTTCACCGGCCAGCAGGCCGACGTGGTCCTCTGCGACCCGCCGTTCAACGAACGCGCGTGGGGCCACGAAGAGCTGGTCGGCGACCCGCGCTGGGAGTACGGGCTGCCGCCGCGCGGGGAGTCGGAGCTCGCGTGGGTGCAGCACTGCCTCGCGCGCGTGAAACCCGGCGGCACCGTCGCCATCCTCATGCCCGGCGCCGCCGCCGGCCGGCGCAGCGGCAAACGCATCCGCGCCAACCTCCTGCGCGCCGGCGCCCTGCGCGCAGTGCTCACGCTCGCCCCCGGCGCCGACCTCTGGCTGCTGACGAGACCCGAGCCCGGCAGCCGCGCGCCCGCCACCGCGCTGATCGCCGAGACGACCGTCGACGACGCCGAAGCCCTGTGGCGCGACCACCTCGACAACGGCACCGGCGAACGCATCATCGACCTCCTCGACGACGACGTCGACCTCACTCCCGCCCAGCGCCGCACCGCCCGCGAAGACCTCGGCGAGGCTTTCCTTGCCGCACAACGGCTTTTCGGCCGCGTCGGCCTCGAGCTCCCGCCGCTGCAGCCGACGGGCGAGGAACCGTCGCACACCACCGTCGGCGAGCTGGTGAAGGCAGGCGCGCTGGAGATCCACCACGCACCCGCGCGGACCGGCGACGGCGACGAACCCGTCCTGACCCCCGACGACGTCCTGGCCGGCCGCGCCCCCACCGGCTACGCGGCCCCCGACGACACGGCCGTGATCGCGCACGAAGGCGACGTGATCGCGTCCGTCACCGGCGCCGTCAAAGTCCACAGTGGACAGCCCGTGCGGCTCGGCCCCGCGCTTTCGCTCTACCGCGTGGATCCCGCCCGCCTCGACGCCGAGTTCCTCGCCGGCTGCCTGCGCGCGGCCGATTTCCCCGTGCACAGCGCCTCGACCCGCATCGACGCGAGGCGCCTCAGAGTGCCGCGCTACCCGCTCGCCGAGCAACGCTCGTACGGCGCCGCCTTCCGCGCCCTCGCCGAGTTCGACCGGGCGCTGCGGGAGACGGCGGAAATCGGCCGTGACCTGGTCCGGCTAGGCTTTGCGGCGCTCGCCGAAGGACGGCTGCGGCCCGGCGCCTGA
- a CDS encoding CapA family protein: MISLVLGGDVNVQGRSEPKTAFRALAPLLSGADVRFVNLEGPLSGSMGDHGGLDIPHKPNWRHSAPEMVEALTAVGIDVVSVANNVTFPPPAMLASLSVLEKAGIAYCGGGANLTAAHTPAVIERADRRVAFLAFTSLCWPVGQEAKADSAGVAVAGAYTSYQPDPRVLDVPGRPPIVHTTPVPADLERLVADVHRARAAADHVVVSMHWGLPGDELTEYQIVYAHAIIDAGADLVVGHGPHSIQAVEVYRGRPILYSLGNLVFDWPAMRGRHVDGLLAGCLLGDRPRLELIPVRRGEDNECVPLAGEAAAQVLRHVAELSARRSTKVAVGTGIGTVEGFLAPKR, translated from the coding sequence GTGATCTCTCTCGTACTCGGCGGAGACGTCAACGTGCAGGGCCGAAGCGAGCCGAAAACGGCATTCCGGGCGTTGGCTCCGTTGCTGAGCGGGGCCGACGTGCGTTTTGTCAACCTCGAGGGCCCGCTGTCGGGATCGATGGGTGACCACGGCGGTCTGGACATCCCGCACAAGCCGAATTGGCGCCATTCCGCGCCGGAAATGGTCGAGGCGCTCACCGCGGTCGGCATCGACGTGGTGTCGGTGGCCAACAACGTGACGTTCCCGCCGCCGGCCATGCTCGCCAGCCTGTCGGTGCTGGAGAAGGCCGGCATCGCCTACTGCGGCGGTGGTGCGAACCTCACCGCCGCGCACACGCCGGCCGTGATCGAACGGGCCGATCGCCGCGTCGCCTTCCTCGCGTTCACGTCGCTGTGCTGGCCGGTCGGCCAGGAGGCGAAGGCCGATTCGGCGGGCGTCGCGGTGGCCGGCGCGTACACCTCGTACCAGCCGGATCCGCGGGTGCTCGACGTGCCGGGCCGGCCGCCGATCGTCCACACCACCCCGGTGCCGGCGGACCTGGAACGCCTGGTCGCCGACGTCCACCGCGCCCGCGCGGCGGCCGACCACGTGGTCGTGTCGATGCACTGGGGACTGCCGGGCGACGAGCTCACCGAGTACCAGATCGTCTACGCCCACGCGATCATCGACGCGGGCGCCGACCTCGTGGTGGGCCACGGGCCGCACAGCATCCAGGCCGTCGAGGTCTACCGCGGCCGCCCGATCCTCTACAGCCTCGGCAACCTCGTGTTCGACTGGCCCGCGATGCGCGGCCGCCACGTCGACGGGCTGCTCGCCGGGTGCCTGCTCGGCGACCGGCCGCGGCTCGAGCTGATCCCCGTGCGCCGCGGCGAGGACAACGAGTGCGTGCCGTTGGCCGGCGAAGCGGCGGCGCAGGTGCTGCGGCACGTGGCCGAACTGTCGGCGCGCCGGTCCACAAAGGTGGCCGTGGGAACCGGGATCGGCACCGTCGAAGGATTTCTCGCGCCGAAGCGCTGA
- a CDS encoding FtsK/SpoIIIE domain-containing protein, whose translation MASKSAEQRNRVQTALDRVRHQIGLVLGAAAGAREAAEADVARLALEQEIVRVGMNHADAEQQTEWARHPAAHEVFASLGGVRNAFYTDWSSGPGALRDLVTANAPGPAGRPPSEWLGRVGTNPGITAPGLWRVGSATAAGRDISRTFDVAVPLLDESHLQITSAPKTRPVIDGIVQNLLMRVLSTFEPGAVKIHLWDIGQLTAILPDLYPISRTSALSLYDPTRLEDLLDELAGHIRRIHATGMQAGHTSLRELRRASNQRVEPYRIAVLYGNGETLEPELARDLKRVASGALAAGICLILIDVPTAVSASIESLSLLDERRAISSMTGTDLVVDLDPPLPSGQVIRAAGRIAEALIAKQGGPRSFADLLPTEFDQESSARELRAPVGFYEGEAVEVVIGDASPHALIGGPSGSGKTNFLYSLLGSLAARYTPDELALYLLDFKEGVSFAGLAPGRKDASWLPHAKLVGVNVNTDREFGLALLRFLADELRRRSAAAKEHEVTNLADLREQDPGGHWPRIVAVIDEFQYLFAGRDQVTATATQLLEDIARRGRSQGIHLVLASQDVAGIEAFWGKPAVFEQCTLRIAMPKARRVLAETNNAAVSAPKWHAVINHDSGVAHGNLLAHIPDASSRNVFVELQHKLWELYSGRFARPRLFDGAHSPVLEQFPAYTELKPTSRPRALLGQSIDVTEAAQGVELPRAPGRNIAVLGGASAEALSIMDSAARSLARQYEIGEVEFVLYCPIEACAPAVLELTERLRAEGHVTDLIDDLTALLASIVDGELGGPSRILLLYGVDAALPTLETKAPGQLKSGLDHLRTVLKTGPSHGVHTIGWWRSIARLKDTLGFGGTDDIGTWAALDVQGNELSPFAAGQVVHWSPRQGRALFFDRTTHGAPEVIIPFQRPEQTGDPA comes from the coding sequence ATGGCCAGTAAATCCGCCGAGCAGCGCAACCGCGTTCAGACGGCGCTGGACCGGGTCCGGCACCAGATCGGGCTCGTGCTCGGTGCCGCCGCCGGCGCCCGCGAAGCCGCGGAGGCCGACGTGGCGCGGCTCGCTCTCGAACAGGAAATCGTGCGGGTCGGCATGAATCACGCCGACGCCGAGCAGCAGACGGAATGGGCGCGGCACCCGGCCGCGCACGAGGTTTTCGCTTCGCTCGGCGGCGTGCGCAACGCGTTCTACACCGACTGGAGCTCGGGCCCGGGCGCCCTGCGGGACCTGGTGACGGCCAACGCACCGGGTCCCGCGGGGCGGCCGCCGAGCGAATGGCTCGGCCGGGTGGGGACCAACCCCGGCATCACCGCGCCGGGGCTGTGGCGCGTGGGCTCGGCGACGGCGGCCGGCCGCGACATCTCGCGGACGTTCGACGTCGCCGTGCCCCTGCTCGACGAGTCGCACCTGCAGATCACCTCGGCGCCCAAAACGCGTCCGGTGATCGACGGGATCGTGCAGAACCTGCTGATGCGGGTGCTCTCGACGTTCGAGCCCGGCGCCGTGAAGATCCACCTCTGGGACATCGGGCAGCTCACCGCGATCCTGCCCGACCTCTACCCGATCAGCCGCACCAGCGCGCTTTCGCTCTACGACCCGACGCGGCTGGAAGACCTCCTCGACGAGCTGGCCGGCCACATCCGCCGCATCCACGCCACCGGCATGCAGGCCGGGCACACGTCGCTGCGGGAGCTGCGGCGCGCCAGCAACCAGCGCGTGGAGCCGTACCGGATCGCGGTGCTCTACGGCAACGGCGAGACGCTGGAACCCGAGCTCGCGCGCGACCTCAAGCGCGTGGCCAGCGGCGCGCTCGCCGCCGGAATCTGCCTCATCCTCATCGACGTGCCCACGGCCGTGAGCGCGTCGATCGAATCGCTGAGCCTGCTCGACGAGCGGCGCGCGATCAGCAGCATGACCGGCACCGACCTAGTCGTGGACCTCGATCCGCCGTTGCCTTCCGGACAGGTGATCCGGGCGGCCGGGCGGATCGCGGAAGCGTTGATCGCCAAGCAAGGCGGGCCGCGCTCGTTCGCCGACCTGCTGCCCACGGAGTTCGACCAGGAGAGCTCGGCGCGGGAGCTGCGGGCGCCCGTCGGGTTCTACGAGGGCGAGGCCGTCGAGGTCGTGATCGGCGACGCGAGCCCGCACGCCCTGATCGGCGGGCCGAGCGGTTCCGGTAAGACGAACTTCCTGTACTCGCTGCTCGGCAGCCTCGCCGCGCGCTACACGCCGGACGAGCTGGCGCTGTACCTGCTGGACTTCAAGGAAGGCGTGTCGTTCGCGGGCCTCGCGCCCGGCCGCAAGGACGCGAGCTGGCTGCCGCACGCGAAGCTCGTGGGTGTCAACGTGAACACCGACCGCGAGTTCGGCCTGGCGCTGCTGCGCTTCCTCGCCGACGAGCTGCGCCGGCGTTCGGCCGCCGCCAAGGAACACGAGGTCACGAACCTGGCCGACCTGCGCGAGCAGGACCCGGGCGGGCACTGGCCGCGGATCGTCGCCGTGATCGACGAGTTCCAGTACCTGTTCGCCGGTCGCGACCAGGTCACCGCCACGGCCACGCAGCTGCTGGAGGACATCGCGCGGCGCGGGCGTTCGCAGGGCATCCACCTCGTCCTCGCGAGCCAGGACGTCGCGGGCATCGAGGCGTTCTGGGGCAAGCCTGCGGTGTTCGAGCAGTGCACGCTGCGCATCGCGATGCCGAAGGCGCGGCGCGTGCTGGCGGAGACGAACAACGCGGCGGTGTCCGCGCCGAAGTGGCACGCCGTGATCAACCACGACTCCGGTGTCGCGCACGGCAACCTGCTGGCACACATCCCCGACGCGAGCAGCCGCAACGTGTTCGTGGAGCTGCAGCACAAGCTGTGGGAGCTCTACTCAGGACGCTTCGCGCGCCCCCGGCTGTTCGACGGCGCGCATTCCCCGGTGCTGGAACAGTTCCCGGCGTACACGGAACTCAAGCCGACCTCGCGCCCGCGCGCGCTGCTGGGCCAGTCGATCGACGTGACGGAGGCCGCACAGGGTGTGGAGCTGCCCCGCGCGCCTGGCCGCAACATCGCGGTACTGGGCGGCGCGTCGGCGGAGGCACTGTCCATCATGGACTCCGCGGCGCGGTCGCTGGCGCGGCAGTACGAGATCGGCGAGGTCGAGTTCGTGCTGTACTGCCCGATCGAGGCGTGCGCGCCGGCCGTCCTGGAGCTGACGGAACGGCTGCGCGCCGAGGGCCACGTGACAGATTTGATCGATGACCTGACGGCTTTGCTGGCCTCCATTGTGGACGGGGAACTCGGCGGCCCGTCGCGGATCCTGCTGCTGTACGGAGTGGACGCCGCGTTGCCCACACTGGAGACCAAGGCCCCCGGCCAGCTCAAGAGCGGCCTCGACCACCTGCGCACGGTGCTCAAGACGGGCCCGAGCCACGGCGTGCACACTATCGGCTGGTGGCGCAGCATCGCGCGTCTCAAGGACACGCTCGGCTTCGGCGGCACCGACGACATCGGCACCTGGGCGGCGCTCGACGTGCAGGGCAACGAGCTCTCCCCGTTCGCCGCCGGCCAGGTCGTGCACTGGTCGCCACGCCAGGGCCGCGCGTTGTTCTTCGACCGCACCACGCACGGCGCCCCCGAAGTCATCATCCCCTTCCAGCGCCCCGAGCAGACGGGAGACCCGGCATGA
- a CDS encoding trypsin-like serine protease: protein MRRILTVGAAVLVAGTVVAAPAMAVSGGEPAADGAAPWMATVVFKGDEPLVQRESCGGALIAPDRVVTAAHCLDHVDPTHFEVHLGGGTLSTDPGRIVPIEGWSVDPGFRLIPSPKAPEDYSKASAADDVALIKLARPVFDIPTLPVANRAPKPGSTVDVYGHGLTKTPDPKDPLPALGDQLAHAQLKVIDDQACGQSFGSQDVVDGPSVLCTQAAATVCSGDSGGPLVQDGRLVGVVSFAGEVAGKQCGEPTANGFADAAALRSFLTQPRPPLAPMTQVDPTIAGTKAAGNTLTCDAPKWTNGTPAKVDYAWYSNKVDPSNGFEFYIPIEGATNPQLAVTPDLAAHKLDCGVTASTAGGTVVLYADVI, encoded by the coding sequence ATGCGCAGGATTTTGACCGTGGGCGCGGCTGTTCTGGTGGCCGGCACGGTGGTGGCGGCGCCCGCCATGGCGGTGTCCGGTGGGGAGCCCGCGGCCGACGGCGCGGCGCCGTGGATGGCGACGGTCGTGTTCAAGGGTGACGAGCCCTTGGTGCAGCGGGAAAGTTGCGGCGGCGCGTTGATCGCGCCGGATCGGGTGGTGACGGCGGCGCACTGCCTCGACCACGTGGACCCCACGCACTTCGAGGTGCACCTCGGGGGTGGGACGCTGTCGACGGATCCCGGGCGGATCGTGCCGATCGAGGGGTGGTCGGTCGACCCGGGGTTTCGGCTGATCCCGTCGCCGAAGGCGCCGGAGGACTACTCGAAGGCCAGTGCCGCCGACGATGTCGCGCTGATCAAGCTGGCGCGTCCGGTGTTCGACATTCCGACGTTGCCGGTGGCCAACAGGGCGCCGAAGCCAGGCTCCACTGTGGACGTCTACGGGCACGGGCTCACCAAAACACCGGACCCGAAGGACCCGCTGCCCGCGCTCGGTGACCAGCTCGCGCACGCGCAGCTCAAGGTGATCGACGACCAGGCGTGCGGGCAGTCGTTCGGGAGCCAGGACGTGGTCGACGGGCCGTCGGTGCTGTGTACGCAGGCTGCGGCCACAGTCTGTTCCGGCGACAGCGGCGGTCCGCTGGTTCAGGACGGCCGGCTCGTCGGCGTCGTCAGCTTCGCCGGTGAGGTCGCCGGTAAGCAGTGCGGCGAGCCGACCGCCAACGGGTTCGCCGACGCGGCCGCGTTGCGTTCCTTCCTGACGCAGCCGAGGCCGCCGCTGGCACCGATGACTCAGGTGGACCCCACGATCGCCGGAACCAAAGCCGCAGGCAACACGCTCACCTGTGACGCTCCGAAGTGGACCAACGGCACACCGGCCAAGGTGGACTACGCCTGGTACTCCAACAAGGTCGACCCCTCCAACGGCTTCGAGTTCTACATCCCGATCGAGGGCGCCACGAACCCCCAGCTCGCCGTCACCCCCGACCTCGCGGCCCACAAGCTGGACTGCGGCGTCACGGCCAGTACTGCGGGCGGCACCGTCGTGCTCTACGCCGACGTCATCTGA
- a CDS encoding PP2C family serine/threonine-protein phosphatase, which produces MATNQTRFTLRYAAGSDTGRRRSINEDSVYASGRLLAVADGIGGQPHGEVASATAVGVLASLDSELRSLDLTSLDLQSTLADGVRRVGERLAEVAEQDPATHGMGTTLTTLLFDGVHFAAAHIGDSRGYLLRDGELHRITRDHTLVQALVEDGRISQAEAIDHPRRSLLMKALQSTGSGDPDVWEFTPLADDRLLLCSDGLTAGAGEPAIAETLAAGTPGEAVPALITLANDGGGPDNITIVVADVVPA; this is translated from the coding sequence ATGGCCACCAACCAGACCCGGTTCACCCTGCGCTACGCCGCGGGTTCCGACACCGGGCGCCGACGCTCGATCAACGAGGACTCCGTCTACGCCAGCGGACGCCTGCTCGCCGTGGCCGACGGTATCGGTGGTCAGCCCCACGGGGAAGTGGCCAGTGCCACTGCGGTCGGCGTGCTCGCGAGCCTGGACTCCGAGCTGCGCTCGCTCGACCTCACCTCGCTCGACCTCCAGAGCACCCTCGCCGACGGCGTCCGGCGCGTCGGCGAGCGCCTCGCCGAGGTCGCCGAGCAGGACCCCGCCACCCACGGCATGGGCACCACGCTCACCACCCTGCTCTTCGACGGCGTCCACTTCGCCGCCGCCCACATCGGCGACTCCCGCGGCTACCTCCTGCGCGACGGCGAGCTGCACCGCATCACGCGCGACCACACCCTCGTCCAGGCCCTCGTCGAAGACGGCCGCATCTCCCAGGCCGAAGCCATCGACCACCCGCGCCGCTCGCTGCTCATGAAGGCGCTGCAGAGCACCGGCTCGGGCGACCCGGACGTCTGGGAGTTCACCCCCCTCGCCGACGACCGCCTCCTGCTCTGCTCCGACGGCCTCACCGCCGGCGCCGGCGAACCCGCCATCGCCGAGACCCTGGCCGCCGGCACCCCCGGCGAAGCCGTCCCCGCCCTCATCACCCTCGCCAACGACGGCGGCGGCCCCGACAACATCACCATCGTCGTCGCCGACGTCGTCCCCGCCTGA
- a CDS encoding endonuclease/exonuclease/phosphatase family protein yields the protein MQRGLRVTISGRRKSVLTAAAVAGLVVSGAPAALAAPSADAVVAEVYGGGGNSGATLTNDFVELANHGGAPLALDGYSVQYLPATASASSTWQVTKLAGSVAAGGRYLVQESKGTGGTVALPTPDATGTIAMSGTAGTIALVNGSTALTCKTAADCAADPQVKDLVGFGDAVVREGTPTAALSNTTSAARAASLADTDNNSADFTVGDPTPTNSKGETAGGGDTGPVDPGTPAKIHDIQGTTRISPLKDKKVSDVTGIVTAVRTFGSSRGFWLTDPNPDSDPRTSEGLFVFTGSTTPAVAVGDAVTAAGTVKEFYPDAPATSNYQSLTELSSAQWTVGTHGNPLPAPTKITPDQIPDVLAPNAGGNIEALPLEPAKYALDFWESHESEIISISDARVVGPSNDFDELYVTTKPQQNPTPRGGTVYLGYDKINTGVLKVQSIIPFDQQPFPKVNTGDVLTGTTSGPVEYSSFGGYTLFASQMGPAKDNHLQKEVTARQRPGQLAVATYNVENLAPSDPDTKFAQLAHGIVDNLAAPDVVTLEEIQDNDGATNDGVVAADVTLKKFTDAIIAAGGPHYQWREIDPTNDEDGGEPGGNIRVGFLFNPARVSFVDRPGGSALSSVGVVKDHGKVHLTQSPGRVDPTNDAWTDSRKPLAGEFVFQGRTVFVIANHFNSKGGDQPTHGRFQPPVRSSEVQRQKQATVLKGFVSQLLSADRNANVVVAGDLNDYQFSPALAQLTSGGLKDLIATLPAAERYSYVFEGQSQVLDHILAAPALRGVDYDVVHINAEFADQASDHDPQIVRFRPSTGNKLEDLAYDLLDYLDQLLGRTAPRK from the coding sequence ATGCAAAGGGGACTCAGGGTGACCATATCCGGTCGAAGAAAGAGCGTGCTGACCGCCGCTGCCGTCGCGGGCTTGGTGGTGAGCGGCGCTCCCGCCGCACTCGCCGCACCCAGCGCGGACGCGGTCGTCGCCGAGGTCTACGGCGGCGGCGGCAACTCCGGCGCCACGCTCACCAACGACTTCGTGGAGCTCGCGAACCACGGTGGCGCGCCGCTCGCGCTCGACGGCTACAGCGTGCAGTACCTGCCGGCCACGGCCAGCGCGTCGAGCACGTGGCAGGTCACGAAGCTCGCCGGCTCGGTCGCCGCGGGTGGACGTTACCTCGTCCAGGAGTCGAAGGGCACCGGCGGCACCGTCGCACTGCCCACCCCGGACGCGACCGGGACCATCGCGATGTCCGGGACCGCCGGCACGATCGCGCTTGTCAACGGCTCCACCGCGCTGACCTGCAAGACCGCCGCCGACTGCGCCGCCGACCCGCAGGTCAAGGACCTCGTCGGCTTCGGGGACGCCGTGGTCCGCGAGGGCACGCCGACCGCCGCCCTGTCGAACACGACCTCGGCCGCGCGCGCCGCGTCGCTCGCCGACACGGACAACAACAGCGCCGACTTCACCGTCGGCGACCCGACGCCCACCAACTCCAAGGGCGAGACGGCCGGCGGCGGCGACACCGGCCCCGTCGACCCGGGCACCCCCGCGAAGATCCACGACATCCAGGGCACCACGCGGATCTCGCCGCTCAAGGACAAGAAGGTCAGCGACGTCACGGGCATCGTGACGGCCGTGCGCACCTTCGGTTCGTCGCGCGGCTTCTGGCTGACCGACCCGAACCCCGACAGTGACCCGCGAACCAGCGAGGGCCTGTTCGTGTTCACCGGCTCGACCACGCCCGCCGTCGCCGTCGGCGACGCGGTGACCGCGGCCGGCACGGTGAAGGAGTTCTACCCGGACGCCCCGGCGACGTCGAACTACCAGTCGCTCACCGAGCTTTCCAGTGCACAGTGGACGGTCGGCACGCACGGAAACCCGTTGCCCGCGCCCACGAAGATCACGCCCGACCAGATCCCGGACGTGCTCGCGCCCAACGCCGGCGGCAACATCGAGGCGCTGCCGCTGGAGCCGGCGAAGTACGCGCTGGACTTCTGGGAGTCTCACGAGAGCGAGATCATCAGCATCTCCGACGCCCGCGTGGTCGGCCCGAGCAACGACTTCGACGAGCTCTACGTGACGACGAAGCCGCAGCAGAACCCGACGCCGCGCGGCGGCACGGTCTACCTCGGCTACGACAAGATCAACACCGGTGTGCTGAAGGTCCAGTCGATCATCCCGTTCGACCAGCAGCCGTTCCCGAAGGTCAACACCGGTGACGTGCTCACCGGGACGACATCAGGCCCCGTGGAGTACAGCAGCTTCGGCGGCTACACGCTCTTCGCGTCGCAGATGGGTCCGGCGAAGGACAACCACCTTCAGAAGGAGGTCACTGCGCGCCAGCGTCCCGGCCAGCTCGCGGTGGCGACGTACAACGTCGAGAACCTCGCGCCGTCCGACCCGGACACGAAGTTCGCGCAGCTCGCGCACGGCATCGTCGACAACCTGGCCGCGCCGGACGTCGTGACCCTGGAGGAGATTCAGGACAACGACGGCGCCACCAACGACGGTGTGGTCGCCGCCGACGTGACGCTCAAGAAGTTCACCGACGCGATCATCGCGGCGGGCGGCCCGCACTACCAGTGGCGCGAGATCGACCCGACCAACGACGAGGACGGCGGCGAGCCGGGCGGCAACATCCGCGTGGGCTTCCTGTTCAACCCGGCGCGAGTGTCCTTCGTGGACCGTCCGGGTGGCAGCGCGCTGTCCTCGGTGGGTGTCGTGAAGGACCACGGCAAGGTGCACCTGACGCAGTCTCCGGGCCGCGTCGACCCGACGAACGACGCGTGGACCGACAGCCGCAAGCCGCTGGCCGGCGAGTTCGTCTTCCAGGGCCGCACGGTGTTCGTGATCGCCAACCACTTCAACTCCAAGGGCGGCGACCAGCCGACGCACGGCCGGTTCCAGCCGCCGGTACGCAGCTCCGAGGTGCAGCGTCAGAAGCAGGCGACCGTGCTGAAGGGTTTCGTCTCGCAGCTGCTTTCGGCTGACCGCAACGCCAACGTGGTGGTCGCCGGCGACCTGAACGACTACCAGTTCTCGCCGGCGCTGGCCCAGCTGACGTCCGGTGGCCTGAAGGACCTCATCGCGACGCTGCCCGCCGCCGAGCGGTACAGCTACGTGTTCGAGGGCCAGTCGCAGGTGCTGGATCACATCCTGGCCGCGCCGGCTCTTCGCGGCGTGGACTACGACGTGGTCCACATCAACGCCGAGTTCGCCGACCAGGCCAGCGACCACGACCCGCAGATCGTGCGGTTCCGGCCGTCGACGGGGAACAAGCTGGAGGACCTGGCTTACGACCTGCTGGACTACCTGGACCAGTTGTTGGGGCGGACAGCTCCGCGTAAGTAG
- a CDS encoding limonene-1,2-epoxide hydrolase family protein, whose translation MSEPKAVVTAFLQALEDMDVERALNHVAVDITYQNVPLPAAHGLAAVEKQLRMLTRFGTGFEARTHHIAADGNVVLTERTDVLRRGSFAVEFWVCGTFEIENGRIVLWRDYFDWTTFLAASAKGAGRAAVAGAKTLIGKARS comes from the coding sequence ATGAGCGAACCCAAGGCCGTGGTCACCGCGTTCCTGCAGGCTCTCGAGGACATGGACGTCGAGCGGGCGCTGAACCACGTCGCAGTCGACATCACCTACCAGAACGTGCCGCTCCCGGCCGCCCACGGCCTCGCGGCCGTGGAGAAGCAGCTGCGCATGCTGACCCGGTTCGGTACCGGGTTCGAAGCGCGCACGCACCACATCGCCGCCGACGGCAACGTCGTGCTCACCGAACGCACCGATGTGCTGCGCCGCGGCTCGTTCGCGGTGGAGTTCTGGGTGTGCGGCACCTTCGAGATCGAGAACGGCCGGATCGTGCTGTGGCGCGACTACTTCGACTGGACGACGTTCCTCGCGGCCAGCGCGAAGGGCGCCGGACGCGCGGCGGTGGCCGGAGCGAAGACGCTCATCGGCAAGGCCCGTTCGTGA